The uncultured Fretibacterium sp. genome contains a region encoding:
- the radA gene encoding DNA repair protein RadA: MRRDEPVRYVCADCGHITTTRTGRCPSCGAWGTLEAEPGSPARPRTAAARVVSAVDVRPPQRLSTGIGELDRVLGGGLVPGGVVLLGGQPGIGKSTLLLQAAGRVAESGASVLYISGEESEAQVALRAARLGVASDRLLLCCGNELEGALQNMRDASFVVLDSVQAMRAEGEAGWPGTPNQVRAVAQRLVDAARADRVPAVLVGHITKDGRLAGPMLLEHMVDTVLIFSGEGYSSYRMLRAAKNRYGSTDELGVFEMREDGLTAIEDKSGLYWNRLDTAVSGVAMTIALEGTTPLAAELQTLAGPTVFPYPRRTARGIELNRFQLLTAVVEKRCGLPCSGHDLYMNVAGGLSIQDPSADLAACAALASALRDAPLRTGACWLGEVGLAGEVRPVTRLGVRLREAARLGFSCAVVSSRERAERAGGLEIVPVSHLDEALALGFSVREKETPI; this comes from the coding sequence GTGAGAAGGGACGAACCGGTTCGTTACGTGTGTGCCGACTGCGGCCATATAACGACCACGCGCACGGGGCGTTGCCCGTCCTGTGGGGCGTGGGGGACCCTGGAGGCCGAGCCGGGGTCCCCCGCCCGGCCGAGGACCGCCGCAGCACGGGTGGTGAGCGCCGTCGACGTCCGTCCTCCCCAGCGCCTCTCGACGGGGATCGGGGAGCTGGATCGAGTGCTGGGCGGCGGGCTGGTCCCGGGGGGTGTCGTACTGCTCGGCGGCCAGCCGGGTATCGGCAAGTCGACGCTGCTCCTCCAGGCCGCGGGGCGGGTCGCGGAGTCCGGGGCCTCCGTGCTCTACATCTCGGGCGAGGAGTCCGAGGCCCAGGTGGCCCTTCGCGCCGCCCGGCTCGGGGTGGCCTCGGACCGGCTGCTGCTCTGCTGTGGCAACGAGCTGGAGGGGGCGCTTCAAAACATGAGGGATGCCTCCTTCGTCGTGCTGGACAGCGTCCAGGCCATGAGGGCCGAGGGGGAGGCGGGGTGGCCCGGGACGCCCAATCAGGTGCGGGCCGTCGCCCAGAGGCTGGTGGACGCCGCCCGGGCGGACCGCGTGCCGGCGGTGCTCGTGGGGCACATCACCAAGGACGGCCGACTGGCGGGGCCCATGCTGCTGGAGCACATGGTGGACACGGTGCTGATCTTCTCCGGGGAGGGGTACTCGTCCTACCGGATGCTGCGCGCGGCCAAGAACCGCTACGGCAGCACGGACGAGCTGGGAGTCTTCGAGATGCGGGAGGACGGCCTGACGGCCATCGAGGACAAGAGCGGACTCTATTGGAACCGCTTGGACACGGCGGTCTCCGGCGTCGCCATGACCATAGCGCTGGAGGGGACGACCCCCCTGGCCGCCGAGCTCCAGACCCTGGCGGGTCCCACGGTGTTCCCCTACCCGCGGCGCACGGCGCGGGGCATCGAGCTGAACCGCTTCCAGCTTCTGACGGCCGTCGTGGAAAAACGCTGCGGGCTGCCCTGCAGCGGGCACGACCTCTACATGAACGTGGCGGGCGGGCTTTCCATCCAGGACCCCTCGGCGGACCTGGCGGCCTGCGCCGCCCTGGCCTCGGCCCTGAGGGACGCGCCGCTCCGGACGGGGGCCTGCTGGCTGGGCGAGGTGGGGTTGGCGGGGGAGGTGCGCCCCGTGACGCGCCTGGGGGTCCGGCTTCGGGAGGCCGCACGGCTGGGGTTCTCCTGCGCCGTCGTCAGCTCGCGCGAGCGTGCCGAGCGTGCGGGAGGGCTGGAGATCGTCCCGGTCT